Proteins from a genomic interval of Chelonoidis abingdonii isolate Lonesome George chromosome 7, CheloAbing_2.0, whole genome shotgun sequence:
- the C7H5orf58 gene encoding putative uncharacterized protein C5orf58 homolog isoform X2: MFKSDVADKQFNLETAIKNIDKMSSELKKLNVKSQLLLCDLTLNFSHPVKTTVSREVEEKKTDFEELHNSIKFHADASINNSSL, encoded by the exons ATGTTTAAGAGTGATGTTGCTGACAAGCAGTTTAACCTggaaactgcaattaaaaatattgataAAATGTCCAGTGAGTTGAAGAAACTAAATG TGAAAAGCCAACTGCTGCTCTGTGACCTTACTTTGAACTTCAGTCATCCTGTGAAGACCACAGTTTCAAGGGAggtagaagaaaagaaaacagattttgagGAATTACATAATTCCATCAAGTTCCATGCTGATGCTTCCATTAACAATTCTTCTCTTTGA
- the C7H5orf58 gene encoding putative uncharacterized protein C5orf58 homolog isoform X1 has protein sequence MFKMFKSDVADKQFNLETAIKNIDKMSSELKKLNVKSQLLLCDLTLNFSHPVKTTVSREVEEKKTDFEELHNSIKFHADASINNSSL, from the exons ATGTTCAAG ATGTTTAAGAGTGATGTTGCTGACAAGCAGTTTAACCTggaaactgcaattaaaaatattgataAAATGTCCAGTGAGTTGAAGAAACTAAATG TGAAAAGCCAACTGCTGCTCTGTGACCTTACTTTGAACTTCAGTCATCCTGTGAAGACCACAGTTTCAAGGGAggtagaagaaaagaaaacagattttgagGAATTACATAATTCCATCAAGTTCCATGCTGATGCTTCCATTAACAATTCTTCTCTTTGA